In the genome of Vanacampus margaritifer isolate UIUO_Vmar chromosome 1, RoL_Vmar_1.0, whole genome shotgun sequence, one region contains:
- the mrps26 gene encoding small ribosomal subunit protein mS26 — MFRGVRIARLLAPGRAVLVEAQRGRKSRTDPVAKSKMGRIKVPPPVDPVEMVVLRERYADYKLIIRALRLEFKEEVLRRKYEEEAGSMAEERMRQEVEEHRNLMEFNRQENLRLLQLRLVRMQKETEEAQRTKLEEALQREQQQQEFVRQKEEEIAQLQEDAKNFITLDNLDQRIEEVLDNPKNYNFAVDKEGRVVKQTMLQ, encoded by the exons ATGTTCCGAGGCGTGCGGATCGCCCGGTTGCTGGCGCCCGGCCGGGCCGTGCTGGTGGAGGCGCAACGCGGACGAAAGTCGCGCACCGACCCGGTGGCCAAGTCCAAGATGGGGCGAATTAAAGTGCCTCCGCCGGTGGATCCGGTGGAGATGGTCGTGCTGCGGGAGAGATACGCAGACTACAAGCTCATCATTAGGGCGCTGCG TTTGGAGTTTAAGGAGGAGGTGCTGCGGAGGAAGTACGAGGAGGAGGCGGGCTCCATGGCGGAGGAGCGAATGCGGCAGGAAGTGGAGGAGCACCGCAACCTCATGGAATTCAACCGCCAAGAGAACCTGCGCCTGCTCCAACTACG ACTTGTGAGGATGCAGAAGGAAACGGAAGAGGCGCAACGCACAAAGCTGGAAGAGGCTCTCCAGCGAGAACAACAGCAGCAAGAATTTGTCAGGCAGAAAGAGGAGGAAATTGCGCAGTTGCAG GAAGATGCAAAGAACTTCATCACGTTAGACAACTTGGACCAACGCATCGAGGAAGTTCTGGACAACCCCAAGAATTACAACTTTGCCGTGGACAAGGAGGGCCGAGTTGTTAAGCAGACGATGTTGCAGTGA
- the neff2 gene encoding alpha-internexin, producing MSSSVFRRRPWDDDRGSRLTSTPSSSSSPAALESHRKHPGPSSPPGRSGVLTSRLLEKEQLVGLNDRFAGYIEKVRLLELQNRALLAELEVLRGRRSHPSRLRGVYEGAARSLRAEVESEGRERMQMEAERDCLKEVHEKMRKRCEEEVRRREDTQEALMRVREEAGRAALSYLDAQTTVASLSDEMVFLKKVFAEENVELRAQLEVANISGEEVPRVAAMARPHLGEALRDIRAQYERLAGENMRAAEDWFRNKCAAVADAAGRERQAARAIREETSEYRRMLLAQSSDIETLRNVVEELDKQLGELEETQAKEVDKYQTRINQLERDIDDAKHEMALYLREYQNLLNVKMALDIEIAAYRKLLEGEELRLSEPYLPVVH from the exons ATGAGCTCCTCCGTCTTCCGCCGCCGACCTTGGGACGACGACAGAGGGTCCCGCTTGACATCAAccccgtcctcctcctcctcacctgcAGCTCTCGAGTCCCACAGGAAGCACCCGGGGCCGTCCTCCCCCCCGGGCCGGAGCGGCGTCCTCACCTCGCGGCTGCTGGAGAAGGAGCAGCTGGTGGGCCTCAACGACCGCTTCGCAGGCTACATCGAGAAGGTCCGACTCTTGGAGCTGCAAAACCGGGCGCTGCTGGCCGAGCTGGAGGTGCTGCGGGGGCGAAGGAGCCACCCGTCCCGCTTGCGGGGGGTCTACGAGGGGGCGGCGCGCAGCTTGAGGGCCGAGGTGGAGTCGGAGGGCCGAGAGAGAATGCAGATGGAGGCGGAGAGGGACTGCCTGAAGGAGGTTCACGAGAAGATGAGAAAACGCTGCGAGGAGGAGGTCCGGCGGAGGGAGGACACCCAGGAGGCGCTGATGCGGGTCCGAGAGGAGGCGGGACGGGCGGCGCTGTCCTACCTTGACGCCCAAACCACCGTGGCCTCCCTTAGTGACGAGATGGTCTTCCTCAAGAAG GTCTTTGCGGAGGAGAACGTGGAGCTGCGGGCCCAGCTGGAGGTGGCTAACATCAGCGGGGAGGAGGTGCCAAGAGTGGCGGCAATGGCGCGGCCCCACCTGGGGGAGGCGCTGCGGGACATCCGGGCGCAGTACGAGAGGTTGGCCGGTGAGAACATGCGCGCCGCAGAGGACTGGTTTCGGAACAAGTGCGCCGCGGTGGCGGACGCGGCCGGCAGGGAGCGCCAGGCGGCACGCGCCATTCGGGAGGAGACCTCGGAGTATCGGAGGATGCTCCTGGCTCAATCCTCGGACATCGAGACGCTCCGGAACGTCGTCGAGGAGCTCGACAAGCAGTtgggtgagctggaggagaCGCAGGCCAAAGAGGTGGACAAGTACCAG ACGAGGATCAACCAACTGGAGCGAGACATCGACGACGCCAAGCATGAGATGGCGCTCTACCTGAGAGAGTACCAAAACCTGCTCAATGTCAAGATGGCGCTGGACATCGAAATAGCTGCGTACAG gaaACTTCTGGAAGGCGAAGAGCTGCGGCTGTCGGAACCCTACCTTCCCGTCGTGCACTGA